From a single Aquarana catesbeiana isolate 2022-GZ linkage group LG09, ASM4218655v1, whole genome shotgun sequence genomic region:
- the PTGIR gene encoding LOW QUALITY PROTEIN: prostacyclin receptor (The sequence of the model RefSeq protein was modified relative to this genomic sequence to represent the inferred CDS: deleted 1 base in 1 codon) — protein sequence MVTPLPSLPAGMQHYCENSTRVHVDGNPAASTLMFALGVLGNLLALGILGVHRRERRARASPFCILVTGLAVTDLLGTCVLSPVVFVSYARQASLLALGSRPLCQFFAFAMTFFNLASMMILFFMAFERCLAISHPYVYTQHSWGRRLARTALPTSYVVTAVLCALPLVGVGEHKQYCPGTWCFIRMAVASTAGNGGALAFSLIYATLTGLLILAILVCNASVTASLCRMRKGQRARRGSLRRAGARGWFLGAGEEELEHLILLVLMTTIFMVCSVPMTLRAFLGALYQNEPHDESGDLLAFRFSAVNPILDPWIFIIFRGPVFKKLHSLLCTSWGRTSKAVPAVSSLDTTTISPMTSISGP from the exons ATGGTTACCCCGCTGCCATCTTTGCCCGCCGGCATGCAGCACTACTGCGAGAATTCCACGCGGGTCCACGTAGACGGCAACCCGGCCGCCAGCACCCTGATGTTCGCCTTGGGCGTCCTGGGAAACCTGCTGGCCCTGGGCATCTTAGGGGTCCACCGACGAGAGAGAAGAGCCCGGGCGTCCCCGTTCTGCATCCTGGTCACCGGGCTGGCCGTCACCGACCTCCTGGGCACCTGCGTCCTGAGCCCGGTGGTCTTCGTGTCCTACGCCCGGCAGGCGTCGCTCCTGGCGCTGGGTTCCCGGCCGCTGTGCCAGTTCTTTGCCTTCGCCATGACCTTCTTCAACCTGGCCTCCATGATGATCCTGTTCTTCATGGCCTTTGAGCGGTGTCTGGCCATCAGCCACCCGTACGTCTACACTCAGCACAGCTGGGGGCGCCGCCTGGCCAGGACCGCGCTGCCAACCTCCTACGTTGTAACGGCCGTGCTCTGCGCCCTGCCGCTGGTCGGTGTGGGTGAACATAAGCAGTACTGCCCTGGTACCTGGTGCTTCATCAGGATGGCGGTGGCGTCCACTGCCGGGAACGGGGGAGCACTGGCCTTCTCGCTGATCTACGCCACCCTGACCGGACTGCTGATCCTTGCCATCCTGGTGTGCAATGCCTCCGTGACCGCCAGCTTGTGCCGCATGAGGAAAGGTCAGAGGGCGCGGAGAGGGTCACTGCGCAGGGCTGGAGCTCGGGGCTGGTTCCTCGGGGCTGGAGAAGAGGAGCTGGAGCATCTCATCCTGTTGGTGTTGATGACCACCATCTTCATGGTGTGCTCCGTGCCGATGACG CTCCGGGCGTTCCTGGGGGCCTTGTACCAGAATGAGCCTCATGATGAGTCCGGCGACCTCCTGGCCTTCCGATTCAGCGCTGTGAACCCCATCCTGGACCCCTGGATATTCATCATCTTCCGCGGCCCTGTT TTCAAGAagctccactctctgctctgcacatcCTGGGGACGGACCAGCAAAGCAGTGCCAGCGGTGAGTTCCCTGGACACCACCACCATCAGCCCCATGACTTCCATCAGCGGGCCCTGA